Proteins from a single region of Rana temporaria chromosome 5, aRanTem1.1, whole genome shotgun sequence:
- the RNF152 gene encoding E3 ubiquitin-protein ligase RNF152 — translation METLSQDSLLECQICFNYYSPRRRPKLLDCKHTCCSVCLQQMRASQKDLRCPWCRGVTRLPPGYSVSQLPDDPDVVAVITIPHTSENTPVFIKLPSNGCYMWPLPVTKERALLPGDIGCRLLPGNQQKPVTLVTMPMEQQSLHDSMAQDIAEEEHERRGVVKSSTWSGVCTVILVACVLVFLLGIVLHNMSCISKRFTVISCG, via the coding sequence ATGGAAACTCTGTCCCAGGATTCTCTGTTAGAGTGCCAAATTTGTTTCAATTATTACAGTCCTCGAAGAAGGCCAAAATTACTTGATTGCAAGCATACGTGCTGTTCGGTTTGCCTGCAGCAAATGAGGGCTAGCCAGAAAGACCTTAGATGTCCTTGGTGCCGAGGTGTTACAAGGTTACCTCCTGGATATTCTGTGTCCCAGCTACCTGACGATCCAGATGTAGTAGCAGTCATTACGATTCCTCATACTTCAGAAAACACCCCAGTCTTTATTAAATTGCCAAGCAATGGATGCTATATGTGGCCACTTCCTGTCACCAAAGAAAGAGCTCTGTTGCCTGGTGATATAGGTTGCCGATTACTACCAGGAAATCAGCAAAAACCAGTCACCCTGGTGACCATGCCAATGGAACAGCAATCCCTACACGATTCTATGGCACAGGATATTGCAGAGGAGGAACATGAGAGAAGGGGTGTTGTGAAAAGTTCAACCTGGTCTGGAGTTTGCACTGTCATTTTGGTAGCATGTGTTCTGGTCTTCCTACTTGGAATTGTCCTGCACAACATGTCCTGTATCTCTAAGCGCTTCACTGTCATTTCATGTGGTTGA